DNA from Granulicella arctica:
CCATCATCATCGTGCTGCTGATGGTCTTCTTAGGCGGCATCGCACTCCTGTGCCGCGCATACGGTATCGGCGCCACCGATCCCACCGGCACTGGCTACCAGAGCATCCTCTCGCAACTTATCTCCGCTGTCATGGGACGCGGCTGGTTCTACTATCTCGCCATCGGAGCCATCCTCTCCGTGCTCGCGCTCTCGGCCAACACCTCATACGCCGACTTCCCGCGCCTCACCCGTACCATCGCCGAGCATGACTATCTGCCGCACGTCTTCAAAATTCGTGGCCGACGTCTGCTCTACTCGCATGGCATCGTCGCCCTCGTCGGCTTCACATCTGTGTTGCTCATCATCTTCGGCGGTGTCACTGACCGCCTCATCCCGCTCTTCGCCATCGGAGCATTTCTGGCCTTCACCCTCTCCCAAGCCGGAATGGTCATGCACTGGAAGAAGCTGGGCGGCAAGGGCGCAGTGCGTCACATGATCGTCAACGGCATAGGTGCCGTCGCCACCGGCATCACGCTACTGGTAGTGCTAGTGGCTAAATTTAGAGACGGTGCGTGGATCATCACGATCCTCATCCCCGCGCTCATCTTCCTCATGATTGGCATCAAGCGCCACTACACCCGCGTCGACAGCGAGATCGACATCGACCGTCCCATCCGGATCGACACCCTCACCCAGCCGCTGGTCGTCGTCCCCCTCGACCGTTGGACACGTATTACCGAAAAGGGTCTGCGCTTCGCCATGAAGCTGAGCAGCCAGGTCGAAGCTGTTCACGTCGACGCCGAACAGTGCCGCGCTAAGGTCGAGCAGATGTGGCAGCGCAACGTCGCCACCCCCATCGCGCAAGCAGGCCAAGCGGTCCCGAGGCTCGTCTTTCTATCCTCTCCCTATCGTTTTGTCCTGATGCCTCTGGTCGAACACATCCTTCAGCTCGAACGCGATCAGCCTGATCGCCAGATCGCCGTCCTCGTTCCTGAACTCGTCGTCAAACACTGGTGGCAGACACCGCTCCACAACCAACGAGCTCAACTGCTCAAGCTGCTGCTGCTGCTCCGCGGAAATCAGCGCATCATGGTCATCAATATCCCCTGGTACCTGTAGAGTTAGATAGCCCAATGCAGTTTGGACAACCGCGCTCAGCCTCTGCGCTTACTTCGCAACCAGCCTGTAGCAGATGGAGCCATGGTCCAACTGGAAGTGGCGGGGATTCTGGCGTCCTCGAACTCCACTGTTCATAGGCCGGGTTCAAAAGCTCAAGCATGTTCTCGTACTGTACGAGCTGGGATCGACGGAAACCTACAATTACATTCTACAAATAGGTACGACACGAGTGGGTATCGAAAGATACCCACTCGTGCGACGAAAGATACACCAATATCACCTTGATCGCAGGCTACAGTAACAACTGAGCACCCCCTTGCGGGCCTACTTTCCCGAAAAAATATCCCTGCTCTGAATGTAAGTGCAATATCTATCAGCCTCGCAAGATGTACTTGCTCGGAGAGTACCGGAAACCTCAAACGATGATTCTAAGTAACGTTATTCAAAAACAATATACCGGCCTGTTGCGCCTGGGTATTCTGCTTCTGCCTTTTTTTGCTGGAGTGGCCTATGCGCAGTCCAGTTACACATGGGACCAAATCAAGACCAGGTTCGAAACGGCTAATCCTGCACTGAAGGCCGATGCGAGCAATGTAGATGAGCTAAAGGCCGAAGAGATTACAGCCTATCTCCGCCCGAACCCGCAGTTCACTCTTTCAGAAGATGGAGTCCAAATCGCCCGCTATCAAGGGGTTTGGCAACCATTATCCGGCGTCCAACTACAGCCGAACTTCAGCTATCTACATGAACGTGATCATAAGCGGGAATTGCGCCTGGAGAGCGCCAAAGAAGCTACAGGCATCGGCAGATCACTACATGAGGATCTGGAGCGCAATCTGCTTTTTAATCTGCGGTCGGCTTTCGTACAGACGCTAGAAGCCAAGGCTGTACTGGAATTGGCAAAGTCCGACCTCGAGTATTACGACAAGATTATCGAGATTAGTCATGCCCGCTATAAGGCTGGAGACCTTGCACAGATTGATCTCGATCGAATTGAGTTGCTCCGCGTGCAGTATGAGTCAGAGATTCAAACAGCAATCGTCAATCTACGGTCGCAAAAGATTGCGCTGCTACAACTACTGAATGATCGCACTGCTGTAGATCAGTTCGACGTAAATGGGCCATTCGGATTCACCGGGGACCTAAAACCACTCAATGACTTTGAACAGGTGGCGCTCGATGCACGTCCCGATCTTCGAGCCGCATTACAGTCCATCGAGCAGGCAAAGACGAATCATAAGCTAGCGGTATCGAATGGATCGACAGACCCGACATTCGGCGCTTGGTATACGTATAACCCATCATTCAATAATCAATATGATCATCAATCGCTTGGACTCAGCGTAAATATTCCGCTTCGCATATTCGATCGCAATCAAGGTGAGAAGAAGCGCACTCTGATCGACATCGACCGCAATCAGCAGCTAACCGATGTGACACGGGCACAAGTCTTCAGCGATGTGGACTCGGCGTATGAGCAGGCACGAAGTAACGTCGCGCTGCTGGTATCTTATCGCGACAAATATAAAGATCAGGCAACGAGAGTACGCGATACGGTGACCTATGCCTATCAGCATGGAGGAGCTTCGCTGATGGATTTTCTCAATGCACAAAGTGACTACCGTACCGTGCAGCTGGCGTACTTGCAACTCATTGGTGCCTATCTAACGGCTGCCAGTCAATTGAATCTTGCCGTAGGGCGTGAGGTAATCCAATGATAAAAAAGTCCTTCTTGAATAACTCCCTCTACCTCATCGCGTGTCTCTCGTTGACTGCATGTGAAAAAAAGTTCAACCCTACTGATGGTGCTCCACAGAAACCGCAGGTTGTTGAGACTGGTGATATGAGCCTCGTCACCGTAGATCAACCAAACCTCTTTCCTCTAGTAACAACAGAGAAGATCGATGCACCCGATGAGTTAGTGGCTACAGGGGCGGTGAATCCTGATGTATCGATGGAGCAGCCTGTAATCTCACTTGCCAACGGCCGCGTAGTCGATATTCTGGCTCGCATCGGCGATCAGGTTCGCAAAGGACAGTTACTCCTAAGAGTACAGAGCCCTGACGCAACCGCTGCATTTGATACCTATATCAAGGCAGATGCCGATGAAGTGTTTGCACGCAAAACATTAGTTCGTACGCAGGATCTCTATCTACATGGCGCCCTCCCACTTAGCGCCGTCGAACAAGCTGAGGATACGGAGAACGATGCAAAAGCCGATCTCGTCGCGTCGGAGGATCAACTCAAGACGTTAGGCATCGATAAAGCGCATCCATCCAGCATTGTCGATGTAAAGTCGCCGATCTCCGGCGTCATCGTGGCACAAAACGTAACCAACGCAGCGGCAACGGGTGTCAGCTACGCGGGTAACACGGGAGCATTTACCGTAGCCGATCTATCACACATCTGGGTCATCTGTGATGTCTTCGAAAATGACATTCACAAACTTGCGATTGGGCAAGAGGCCAAAATCTCATTGGCTGCCTATCCGGAGAAGGTATTGACTGGACGCATTAGCGAAGTCGACGCTCTGCTTGATCCCAATATCCGCACAGCAAAAGTACGTATTGAGGTTCCCAATCCCGGCCTATTGCGCCTGGGGATGTTTGTGAATGCAACTTTTTATAGCAAAGAACAAAAGGCGCACCCTGTGGTGCCTGCATCGGCTGTTCTGCATCTGCATGATCGCGAGTGGGTCTTTATTCCGAATGGTGGAAACTCTTTCAAGCGCGTTGAAGTACGAGGTGGCCGCATGCTGGATCATACCCGACAAGAGATTTTGTCAGGCATTAATCCCGAACAACAGGTTGTTTCCAATGTTCTACAGCTCGAAGCCACATTGGAGGCAAAGCAGTGATCCGAGCTCTCGTAGACTTCGCTCTTCGGAGTCGCTTTCTTATTCTGGCAATTGCAATTCTGCTCTTTGTCTGGGGTGCGATCTCGTTTCATAACCTCCCCGTTGATGCCTATCCTGACGTTGCGGACAACTATGTCAATGTAATTACGCAATGGCCAGGACATTCGGCTGAGGATATCGAAAAGCAGATTACTGTTCCAACTGAAATTCAGATGGCGGGAATCCCTGACCTGATGAATGTGCGCTCGTTCAGCCTGGCTGGTATATCGAGCCTCATGATGAACTTCAATGATTCTTCCGACAATAACTGGAATCGTGAACGTGTGCTGGAACGACTCGGCATGGTCACCTTACCTGCGGGACTGGTGCCACAGCTACAGACAGATTGGAGTCCAGCAGGGCAAATCTACTGGTACACGATTGACAGCAAAAATCCAAGTATCGATGTCATGGAACAAAAATCTATTGAAGACTGGACACTCCAGAAGCAGTTCAAGAATGTTCCGGGAATTGTTGACGTTGCCAGCTTTGGAGGCCTCACTAAGGAATATCAGATTCGTCTCAACCCAGATAAACTTGTTAGCTATGGTCTAAGCATTGGTCAGGTTGAGCAGCAGCTATCGAACAATAACGCAAATGCTGGAGGCAGCTTCATAGTTGCCGGGGCACAACAGATTAACGTTCAGTCAGCAGGTTTGTATGAAGACGTACAACAGATTGAAAACACTCTAATCAAAACGCAGAACGGAACGCCGATCCGTGTTAAAGATATTGCCGAGGTCGACCAAGGCGCGAAGATCAGACTAGGGCAAATCTCCAAAACCTACAAAGACGTTAATGGAAGGCTGATTGATAATCCCGATGTGGTGGAAGGCGTGGTCCTATTACAAAAGGGCGGCGACGCTGATCCAGCATTGAAAGGAATTGAGGCCAAGGTTAAGGAGTTGAATGACTACATTCTTCCTAAGGGTGTGAAGGTTGTGCCATTCCTTGATCGCAGCGAGCTGATTCATCTGACGACGCATACAGTAATGCACAACCTGACTGAGGGCATCGTGCTGGTTGTCATCATTCTGATGTTGTTCCTCGGCAATGTGCGCGGCGCAATCATCGTTGCCTTGACGATTCCTTTCTCACTTCTGTTTGCCTCGATCTGTCTCGACCTCAAACATATTCCAGCGAATCTACTGTCGCTTGGGGCCCTGGACTTTGGCATGGTGGTTGATGGCGCAGTCGTCATGATCGAAAACATCGTCCGTCATCTGAATCGTCCGAATCATGGCGCAGAGACCACGCAGGACAAGATTCGTGCCGCGGCACACGAGGTACAGCGCCCGGTATTCTATGCGATCGGCATCATTATCACCGCTTACCTTCCTATCTTCACGTTACAAGCTGTCGAAGGTAGACTTTTCAAACCCATGGCGTGGACAGTCGCTTTTGCACTTCTGGGCGCCTTGATCTTCTCGATGATTATCGCCCCGGTTCTGGCCAGCTTTCTATTCCGTAAAGGAGCAAAAGAGTGGAAGAACCCCGTGATGGAATATCTCACGGCGACCTACCGAAAGCGGGTTGTCGAAGCTATTCATCATCGCGGTATTACCGTTGGCATCGGCGTACTCGGCCTGATTATCGCAATCTATCTTGCGTTTGGTGGCGTCATTGGTTCCGAATTTCTACCACATCTGGATGAAGGGGCGCTCTGGGTGCGCGGTTCTCTTGCTCCATCCACGGGCCCCGAGGAGAGTTTGGCAATCTCCAATAAAGCTCGCATTATCATGGCCAGCTATCCAGAAGTTACCGACGTTGTGGATCAGATTGGTCGCCCCGATGACGGTACAGACTGGACAGGATTTTTCGATACGGAATATAACGTCAACCTGAAACCAAAGGAAGAGTGGCGTCCCGTCTTTCATGGAGACAAAGACGCTCTTATCGCCTCGATGAATCAGCAGTTGAAGAAGATTCCAGGTGTGATCTGGGGTTTCTCGCAGCCAATCGAAGACAACATGGAAGAGGCAGTCAGTGGGGTGAAAGGTGAGCTGTCGGTCAAAATCTATGGCGACGACTTCAGGACGCTCGAGCAAAAGGGCAATGAGGTAGTCAGCGTCATGAGCAAGGTCAACGGAGTAAAGGATCTTGGACTATTCCGTATTATTGGCCAACCAAACCTTACCTTCACCGTAGATCGTCAAGCTGCAGCACGTTTTGGTATCAATGTTGCAGATATTCAAGACGCTATTCAGACTGCTGTTGGTGGCAGTATTCTCAGCGAGGTACTAAAAGGAGAAGCACAATACGATCTTGTGTTGCGTTATCAGAAGCCATATCGCGACACCAAGGAAGCCATTACGAATGTCCGTTTGTTGTCTCCATCCGGCGAACGTGTTTCATTGGATCAGCTGACAACAATTGGGACGACAGATGGTGCGGAAGAGATCTATCGTGAAGGCGAACAGCGGTACATCGCAGTGAAGTACAGTGTGCGTGATCGTGATCTTGGCAGTACAGTCGAAGAAGCAATTGACAAAGTCAATAAGCAGGTCCCCTTAGACAAGGGGTATCACTTTGTCTGGGCAGGCGAGTACCAAAGCAAGCAACGGGCTGATAAAAGGCTCGCAATCATTGTACCAATTACTGTCCTCTTGATCTTCATCATTCTGTACATGATGTTCAAGTCGTTCAAGTGGGCTACATTGATCCTGCTCAACGTAGCAATGGCACGTGTGGGTGGATTGCTGGCGCTTTTAGTAACGCATACTAACATTAGCGTTTCGTCCAGCGTGGGGTTCCTGGCACTATTTGGCGTGTCGGTTCAAACCGGCGTCATCATGCTCGAATACATGAATCAACTCCGCGTACGTGGTCACTCAATCGAAGAATCAGCGGTAGAAGGAGCTGTACTCAGGTTGCGCCCCATCATGATGACGATGCTCGTCGCCACATTGGGACTATTGCCTGCCGCTACATCACATGGTATTGGTTCTGACTCCCAGCGCCCCTTTGCCATCGTGATCGTCGGCGGGCTCATTGCGGATCTGGTAATGAGTATCTTTTTATTGCCCACACTATATGTATGGATCTCCGGAGAGAACGACGTCTTACCAAAACCAGAACCGGAGTTTGAGATCTGATTCACCCCCTAATGCAATCACAGATATGCATGAAAAAAATGTAACAACATGAAGGAGGAGACTCGAAGTTAGTGCTCGTCAGGTTTTACTGGCTCTGATTTTCCCTAGTCGTAATGTACGACTCATATACGCATGCAAGGGACGTCCCTAAGACCATCGATTCTGCCTCCAAAATGAGCAGATCACTTGCTGTCTAGACAGTGGAAATATCTAGACAGAATGGATGGCTATTCAATATTTGAGGTAAAGATGAAGCTCATCCGATGGGTATACTATTTCGCACCTCTCTGCGTACTATTACCTAATTCCTTTGCGCAGAAGCCTACCCAATGCGTAGACGATTTTGTTATCGATAGCCCTTACGTAGATCCCTTGGGCTCAACCTATGTCCCGATAGACAGCTGGATGTACCCTGCTATCGATCGCTTGCATAGCCTGGGTTATATCAATACAGCTTATTCCGGTATTCGTCCTTGGACTCGATTGAGCATAGCGCATATGCTCGAAGAGTCCTACAGTAAAATCAATGACGATAGTCGTAATGATGAGGCATGTTCGATTTATCGCATTTTGCAAAAGGAACTCACTCCCGACGTGGAGGATTTAAATGAACCACACGAACAGCATACAGAACTGGAGAGTACTTACACTCGCATCCTTGGCATATCAGGCACACCACTGCGTGACAGCTTCCACCTCGGGCAAACAATTACTAACGATTATGGCCGACCTTACGAGCAGGGGTTCAACCCAATAAGCGGGTTCAGCACCAGGAGCCAAGCGGGACGATTTGCGTTGTATTTTAGAGGAGAGTACCAACATGCTCCAAGCGCTCCTGGCTATTCTCAGTCTCTAGCTAATGATCTTGCAACTATCGACGCTGCGCCAATTTCAAGCAATCCGAATCAAGCTACTATTCCTTCAGGTCCGATTAGCCCAGCAAATAATTTTCGCATTGTGGAAGCAAATGTTTCCTATTTTTTGCTAAATCACGAATTTTC
Protein-coding regions in this window:
- a CDS encoding CusA/CzcA family heavy metal efflux RND transporter, with the translated sequence MIRALVDFALRSRFLILAIAILLFVWGAISFHNLPVDAYPDVADNYVNVITQWPGHSAEDIEKQITVPTEIQMAGIPDLMNVRSFSLAGISSLMMNFNDSSDNNWNRERVLERLGMVTLPAGLVPQLQTDWSPAGQIYWYTIDSKNPSIDVMEQKSIEDWTLQKQFKNVPGIVDVASFGGLTKEYQIRLNPDKLVSYGLSIGQVEQQLSNNNANAGGSFIVAGAQQINVQSAGLYEDVQQIENTLIKTQNGTPIRVKDIAEVDQGAKIRLGQISKTYKDVNGRLIDNPDVVEGVVLLQKGGDADPALKGIEAKVKELNDYILPKGVKVVPFLDRSELIHLTTHTVMHNLTEGIVLVVIILMLFLGNVRGAIIVALTIPFSLLFASICLDLKHIPANLLSLGALDFGMVVDGAVVMIENIVRHLNRPNHGAETTQDKIRAAAHEVQRPVFYAIGIIITAYLPIFTLQAVEGRLFKPMAWTVAFALLGALIFSMIIAPVLASFLFRKGAKEWKNPVMEYLTATYRKRVVEAIHHRGITVGIGVLGLIIAIYLAFGGVIGSEFLPHLDEGALWVRGSLAPSTGPEESLAISNKARIIMASYPEVTDVVDQIGRPDDGTDWTGFFDTEYNVNLKPKEEWRPVFHGDKDALIASMNQQLKKIPGVIWGFSQPIEDNMEEAVSGVKGELSVKIYGDDFRTLEQKGNEVVSVMSKVNGVKDLGLFRIIGQPNLTFTVDRQAAARFGINVADIQDAIQTAVGGSILSEVLKGEAQYDLVLRYQKPYRDTKEAITNVRLLSPSGERVSLDQLTTIGTTDGAEEIYREGEQRYIAVKYSVRDRDLGSTVEEAIDKVNKQVPLDKGYHFVWAGEYQSKQRADKRLAIIVPITVLLIFIILYMMFKSFKWATLILLNVAMARVGGLLALLVTHTNISVSSSVGFLALFGVSVQTGVIMLEYMNQLRVRGHSIEESAVEGAVLRLRPIMMTMLVATLGLLPAATSHGIGSDSQRPFAIVIVGGLIADLVMSIFLLPTLYVWISGENDVLPKPEPEFEI
- a CDS encoding TolC family protein produces the protein MILSNVIQKQYTGLLRLGILLLPFFAGVAYAQSSYTWDQIKTRFETANPALKADASNVDELKAEEITAYLRPNPQFTLSEDGVQIARYQGVWQPLSGVQLQPNFSYLHERDHKRELRLESAKEATGIGRSLHEDLERNLLFNLRSAFVQTLEAKAVLELAKSDLEYYDKIIEISHARYKAGDLAQIDLDRIELLRVQYESEIQTAIVNLRSQKIALLQLLNDRTAVDQFDVNGPFGFTGDLKPLNDFEQVALDARPDLRAALQSIEQAKTNHKLAVSNGSTDPTFGAWYTYNPSFNNQYDHQSLGLSVNIPLRIFDRNQGEKKRTLIDIDRNQQLTDVTRAQVFSDVDSAYEQARSNVALLVSYRDKYKDQATRVRDTVTYAYQHGGASLMDFLNAQSDYRTVQLAYLQLIGAYLTAASQLNLAVGREVIQ
- a CDS encoding APC family permease, producing the protein MSFFDLVAGKPLATSEERAEHIGPIAGIPVFGLDALSSAAYGPEAALTLLIPLGVAGITHIVSISFAIIALLAIVFFSYCQTIDAYPNGGGSYTVASENLGETAGLLAAAALMIDYILNAAVGISAGVGALVSAFPALLPHTLALCLTILLILTLINMRGTKDTGVAFLLPTYLFIGTLLVVILIGAIRAIAASGHPVPIIAPPHLPVATSMLSLWLLAKVFASGCTAMTGVEAVSNGVAAFREPTQRNAKRTLTIIIVLLMVFLGGIALLCRAYGIGATDPTGTGYQSILSQLISAVMGRGWFYYLAIGAILSVLALSANTSYADFPRLTRTIAEHDYLPHVFKIRGRRLLYSHGIVALVGFTSVLLIIFGGVTDRLIPLFAIGAFLAFTLSQAGMVMHWKKLGGKGAVRHMIVNGIGAVATGITLLVVLVAKFRDGAWIITILIPALIFLMIGIKRHYTRVDSEIDIDRPIRIDTLTQPLVVVPLDRWTRITEKGLRFAMKLSSQVEAVHVDAEQCRAKVEQMWQRNVATPIAQAGQAVPRLVFLSSPYRFVLMPLVEHILQLERDQPDRQIAVLVPELVVKHWWQTPLHNQRAQLLKLLLLLRGNQRIMVINIPWYL
- a CDS encoding efflux RND transporter periplasmic adaptor subunit, which produces MNNSLYLIACLSLTACEKKFNPTDGAPQKPQVVETGDMSLVTVDQPNLFPLVTTEKIDAPDELVATGAVNPDVSMEQPVISLANGRVVDILARIGDQVRKGQLLLRVQSPDATAAFDTYIKADADEVFARKTLVRTQDLYLHGALPLSAVEQAEDTENDAKADLVASEDQLKTLGIDKAHPSSIVDVKSPISGVIVAQNVTNAAATGVSYAGNTGAFTVADLSHIWVICDVFENDIHKLAIGQEAKISLAAYPEKVLTGRISEVDALLDPNIRTAKVRIEVPNPGLLRLGMFVNATFYSKEQKAHPVVPASAVLHLHDREWVFIPNGGNSFKRVEVRGGRMLDHTRQEILSGINPEQQVVSNVLQLEATLEAKQ